The DNA region AGGCCTGCGCGGTGCGCTCCTCGAAGCGGCGGATGAACAGCATCTCGGTGTACAGCTCGCGCAGGGTCGCAGCATCCGTGCCGCCGAAATCGGCTCCGCCGAGCAGGGTTTCGGCGGAATCGAGCTCGACCGTGGTCTGGTCGGGCGTGGCTACATCGGCGGGGCGGGTCGCCTTGCGGGCCGGCTTGCGCGGCGCGGCGGTGGTCGTGGTCATGACGGAACTCCTCAACGCTTCCGGGGCGGCGCGACGTGAATCGGCAGGCCCAGCCCAACCAGGGCGGCCTCCATACCGATCTCGCCGAGGGTGGGGTGGGCGTGAATGGTCTCGGCCAGCTCGTCGAGGGTCGCCTCCAGCGAGATCGCCAGGGCCCCTTCGGTGATCAGGTCACTGGCCGACGGGCCGATGATGTGCACGCCCAGCACCTCGCCGTGCTTCTTACCGGCGACGATCTTCAGGAAACCTTCCTGATCGCCGAACGACTTGGCCCGGCCCAGCGCCGCGAACGGGAACTTGGCGGCGACGATGTCATGGCCCGCGGCCTTGGCGGCGTCCTCGGTGAGGCCGACACTGGCGATCTCCGGGTGCGTGAAGGTCGCGGCCGGGATCACGTTGTAGTCGATGTGGGCGGCGCGACCGGCGACGGTGTCGGCGGCGACCAGACCCTGATGCGAAGCGACGTGCGCGAGCAGCGCCTTGCCGGTGACGTCACCGATGGCGTACACGTGCTCGACGCCGGTGCGCAGGTGCTCGTCGACCGGGATGAAACCCCGTGCGTCGGTGGCGATTCCGGCGACCTCCAGGCCCAGCCCGGCGGTATTGGGGCGGCGGCCGACGCCGACCAGCACCACGTCCGCGGGCAGCTCCTGCGGCTTCGCGCCGCCGACGGTGACCGACAGGCCATTGCCGCCGTCGGCGATGGCGGTGACGGTCGCACCGGTCAGCACCTTGATGCCGCGCTTGGTGAACGAACGCACCAGGGCGGTGCCGATCTCCTTGTCCTCCAACGGAACCAGGCGATCCTGCATCTCCACCACGGTGACATCGGCGCCGAACTCGTGGAACAGGTTGGCCCACTCCGCGCCGACGGCGCTGCCGCCGATGACGACCAAGCGCTTCGGGACCTCGGTCAGACCGAACGCGCCGTCGGAGGTGATCACGCCGGGCAGATCCGCGCCCGGGATCGGCAGCACGGCCGGAACCGAACCGGTCGCGACGATGACGTCCTTCGCGCTCACCGTGCGAACGGCATTCGCGGTCGGGGTGGCGGCATAGCGCGGGCCGCCCTCGAAGATCGGCGACGGACCGGCCTCGACGACCTCGACCGTGGTCGGGCCCGTGAACCGGGCGTGGCCTTCGATGACAGTCACGCCGTTGGCCTTGAGCAGACCCGCGACGCCATCGGTCAGTTCCTTGACGATGCCGTCCTTGCGCTGCCGCACCGCGGCGTAGTCGAAGCGCAGGTTGTCGGCGTAGATGCCGAACTCCGCGGCGTGCGCGACGGTGTGGAAGACCTCGGCCGAACGCAGCATCGCCTTGGTCGGGATGCAGCCCCAGTTCAAGCAGACGCCGCCCGGGCGTTCCTTCTCGACCAGGCCGACGGTGAGGCCTCGCTGAGCGGCGCGGATGGCGGCGACATAACCGCCGGGACCGCCACCGATCACCAGAAGATCGAATTCCGGCACTCGTGGTGCTCCTCGTTCTCGATTGCTCGACCCGCTATCGGTTGTGATGCGAGTCATTGCGAACGAGTCTGTCGGTCCCCATTTGCACAATCAATGCACTCGAAGCCCATATATCAGTGCACCTGATTGGGCGCAGCGCCCAATTTGTACCCGTGAGTAGCGTGCTTCCGGCGGCTCAGTCGCGCGCCGGCCCGGCCAACTCCAGAGCCGCCAGGGCGAGTGAAAGTTCCAGGTAGGCGCGCTGGCCCTCCAATGGGCGGCCCAGCAGCATGGTGATGCGCTGCAACCGGTTGATGACCGTGTTCCGATGGCAGTGCAGCAGGGGTGCGGCGTTGGCCGCCGAGCAGTTCTCGGCCAGCCAAACCGCCAAAGTACGCAGCAGGATGTCGCGTTCCTTGGGCGGCAAATCGAGCACCGGGCCCAGGGTTCGGGCGATCAGCAGATCGGTCAGATCGGGGGAGCGCAGCAGCAGCGACTCGGGGTAGCGCTCGTCCAGGGACACCAGCAGACCTGTCTCCGCGCCGGGCACGGTTTCCAGGGCCAGCACCGCCAGCCCGTGCGCGGTATCGATACCCGCCAGGCCCGAAACCACGGGGGAGACACCCGCGCGACCCCGCACCAGCGGCCGAAGTTGTTGCAGCACAGTGGAACCGCTCCGATGCTCGAGCGACACCAGTCCGACCGTCGAATCCACCCGGTCGTGCCACACCGACCGGATCCCGGACACACCGAGCGCCGTCTCCGCACCCGTGTGCAGCGGCGGCGCCCCCTCGCCGCGCGCCACCACCACCAGATACGCGCCGTGCGCGGGCAGATTCAACTCGCGCCCGGCCCGCGCCGCGAAGGTGGCGTCGTGGGCGCGGCCCGCCAGCAGATCCTCGATCAGCGAATGCCGGCGCCGCTCATCGCTGCGCACCCGATCCAATTCGGTGTTCCGGTACGAGGTGACCAGCGCCGAGGACATCCCGTCGACCACCGCCCACATGGCCGACCCGACCTGCCGCGTCTCCGCCGACCCGATGTCATCGGCCTTGTCCAGCAACGCTTCCCACACGATCTGGCCACCCAGCCGGAAGGTCCGCAGCATGGCCTCCAGCGGCACCCCCTGCTCGGCGCGCCGCCGGCCGATCGCCGCGGCCACATCGTCACCGCCCGGATCCGGTTGCAGGCCGCCGAGCAGATCCAGGATCCGCGTCAGGTAGCGCCGGCAGCCGTCCCGCAGATCCGCCCGCGGCACCGCCGTGTAATCGGTCCACCCCGGGTTATCGGTGAAAATGGCCGCCATCAGCTGCTTCGTCAACGCCGGCACCTCGGCCTGACACGCCGCGGCCAACCGCTGCGTGCCGACCGCCGGGATCGGATGCCTGGGTGCCGCCATGGCCCTCAACCTACTCCCGGCCCGCGGCCGCCTCGCCGATCCGGGCCGGTCAGCGGGTTTCGACGCCGCCCAGGACGGGTTTGATGTCCAGGATCGGGGTGCCGTCGATGGCCTCCAGCCCGGCCACGCCCAGCACCTGCGGCGACACCGCGGTGAGGGTGACCTCGTGCAGGCCGATCGGATTCGGGCGGTCGGGGGAGCGGGTGGCGAAGACACCGGTCGCCGGGCGGGTGCGGTCGCCGCGCGGGTGGACCGCCAGCACGTCGCGGCTCCCGGCATGCAACCAGGTAAGCAGGACCACCCGCATGCCGGGTCGCAGATCCGCGGCGGCCGCCGCGAACCGCGGGTCGAGCACGATCTCGGCGGGTGGGGCGTCCTCGTCGGCCTGGCGGGGCGCACCGGCTCGGTCGGTCAGCGGGGACCGCACCAGGCCCACCGCTCGGACCTCGAAATGTGCAGGGGTGCTGGAGATTTCCGAGGACAAGGGCGTCTACTCCTTCGACAGTGCCGACCGGCTCGGCGCGCCGGTCGCCGCTGGGATCAGCGTACTGTTACATCCGGCGGGTCGCCCGGTCCAGGACTACGACGCCCCCGAATCCTCCTTCGGCCCCGAACTGATCGGCGATCTGATCTGGAAATGCTCGGACGACGAGGCAGCGCCCCGAAAAATGTGGGGGCGGGCATTTCGGCAAGTTCTGAAACGATCGAGCTTCAAAATGTTGTCGATCGGGTCCGGGAACCGGGGCCGGAAAGAGCGCTCTCCATGCATCGCAAACTCCTGTGGCGCCTCGGCGCCGCACTGGCCGTGGCCGCCGCCGTCGTCGCCGCCCAGCTCGCCCTGCCTGCGCACGCCGACGTTGTGACCAACGGAATGACGGTGCAGGGCAGCGGATTCCAAGTAGGACGGTCCTACGCGGTGGTGGTTCCGACCGGGCTCGCCCCCGACCAGGTCAGGGACGAAGAACTCGTGGACGTCATCGACGGCATCGCGGTAGAGCCGCTGGTGGCGAACGCAACAGTCGACTCCGCGGGAACGATCCACGAGAACTGGGAACCGTCCTTCAGTGGAACCCATCAGCTGTACATCACGAAACCCGGCACGCCATACGGCGTGCCCGCACCCTCCGCCGTCGCCTATGGTCCGGTGACTATCCAGGTCGGCGGAAGCCCGAGCGACCCGACGAGCTGTGGGGCGAACCACACCGCGTGCTTCACAGTCCACGGGACGCGAGAGGTGGGATGTCAGCTCACCCTCGAACTCACCGACTACAGCATCGATACCATCGGCATCGTCAACGCCGGTTCGTCGCAATTCCCCAGCGCCGCACAGCGGACCGCCGGTCCCAACACGTTCACCTTCTACGATCTCAACCAGGTGATCGCGACCACGACCGCGAGCGGGACGGTCACGGCCAGCGTCACGTGGACACCGACAACCAGCGGTACCCATACGCTGCAGGCCAATTTCACCATGCCGTCGATCCCCTCCTACCCCCACGTCCTCATGGCGAACACCGGATGGTTGTACATGCCGATAGCCCCGGCCGGGACCACCCCTTGCGTCTGAATTCTCCGGAATGCGTTGGGGACCCACCGCATTCGATGTGACGGGGTCCGAATCGGCTGCGTCGTCGGTGGCGGAACCGTCTACTCCTTCGACCGTGGGGTCGCGACCATTGACGGTAGCCCAGGGGAGGGGAGGCCCGCCAACGGTTCCCACGCCGACATGGAGGCGGTGGCGACGGCGTCCAAATCGGCGCGGGTGGCGCCGTCGCGGGCCTGGATCGACATGCCCTGCTGCACCGTGGTGTAGAACGCGGCCATGGCGTCGACGGCTGCCGTCCCGGGCAGTTCACCCTCGTCGATCCCGCGGCGCAGCCGGGCCGCGATCGCCCCCTGCATGCCGTGGCGCAGGCCCGCCAGGTAGGCCTGGACGTCCTGGCCGATCGCGGTCTGCGCGGTGGCCAGCACCACCATGCAGCCCGGCGGCGTCGTGGTGTCGGTGTAGAAATCCGCACTCGCGGACAGCAATCCGTGCACCGCCTCGCGCGCGGAGGGCGCCTCGTCGAGCCCGCGGCGCGCCGGATGGCCGGCGAACGAGTCGTAGAGTTTCACCGCCTCGCGGAAGAGTTGTTCCTTCGAGCCGAAACAGGCATAGATGCTGGGTGAGGCGATGCCCATCGCGGCGGTGAGGTTCGTCATCGACGTCGCCTCGTAGCCGTCGCTCCAGAACGCGTACATCGCCCGCCGGAGCACGGCGTCGCGATCGAAGCCTCGGGGGCGCCCGCGCTCGGCCATCCGACACCTGCCTTCCTGGATCCACCAATTCTGTGTCGCTCGTTCAAGATATCTCTTGACGCGGCTTCGCGGGCGTTGCTACCTATTTCTGTGTCGATCGACATAAAAATAGGGGGACCCGGATATGACCACCGAACGCAGCCCATGGGCGGCGCTGGGCGCGCTGTGCGTGGGCTACTTCATGATCCTGCTGGACATGACCATCGTCGCCGTCGCGAACCCGGCGATCATGAACAGCCTGCACACCGACATGTCCAAGGTCATCTGGGTGACCAGCGCCTACCTGCTCACCTTCGCGGTGCCCCTGCTCGTCACAGGCCGCCTCGGCGACCGCTATGGACCGAAATACCTGTACCTGGGCGGACTTTCGATCTTCACGCTGGCCTCACTGTGGTGCGGGCTCGCGGGCGGCATCGGCACACTGATCGTCGCCCGCGCGATCCAAGGCCTCGGCGCGGCATTGATGGCGCCACAGACTATGGCGGTGATCGGCCGAATCTTCCCGTGGGACAAGCGCGGAGCGGCCATGGGCGTGTGGGGCGGCGTCGCGGGCATCGCGACCCTGATCGGCCCGATCTTCGGTGGTGCGCTCATCGACCACGGCGGCTGGCAGTGGATCTTCTACGTCAACGTGCCCATCGGCTTGCTCGCGTTCGCGCTGGGCGTGTGGCTGGTGCCGGCGCTGCCGACCAACGACCACCGCTTGGACATCCCCGGAGTGATCATGGTCGCGATCGGCATGTCGGCGTTGGTGTTCGGACTCCAGGAAGGCAACCAATACCACTGGGCGGGCTGGGTGTGGGGGCTGATCGCCGGCGGGCTCGCCGTCCTCGGGGCGTTCCTGGTGTACCAGGGGCGCACCACGATCGAACCGCTGGTGCCGCTAGGCCTGTTCCGCAACCGCAACTTCTCGCTCGGCAACGTGGCGACCGGGGCACTGGGTGCGGCGATGACCGCGCAGATGGTGCCGTCGTACTTCTATCTGCAAGCGGTGCGCGAATTGTCGCCGACCCGGGCGGCGCTGGTATTCGCGCCGATGGCAGTGGTTTCCGCGGTTCTGTCGCCGGTCGTCGGCAAGCTTTCGGACAGGGTGCCGCCGCGCTACCTGCTGACCTTCGGCTTCATGCTGTTCACGCTCGCGGTGCTGTGGTTCGTCGGCCTCGCCACCCCGCACGGGTCCATCGCGCTGATGTGCGTGATGTCGGTGCTGTGCGGCGTCGGCAGCTCCTGCATCTGGGCGCCGCTGCCCGCGACCGCGCTGCGCAGCCTGCCGTTGCCGCAGATGGGAGCCGCCTCGGGGATCTACAACACCACCCGGCAGGTCGGCTCTGTGCTGGGCAGCGCGGGTATCGGCGCGCTCCTCACCGCACGCATGACGGCGCATGGGCTGCCCGCCTCGACCGGCGAAACCGGCCGCCTGCCTGGCGATGTCAAAGCGCTCTACGCCGCTGCACTGACCGACTCGCTGTACCTGACGGTGATTCTGCTGGCTGTCTGTGCCGTCACCGCGGCGTTCCTGACCTCGACCAAGACGGTTGTCGCCGCGCCGAGTCCGACGGAAGGGGCCCCCGACTTGGCCGGTCGGCGCTAGCGGCTTCCGGGCCGCTGTCACATTCGAGGGGCGGGCTCGGTCATGGAGGGGTGGGCCCCGAATCCCGGACACGCCCGCCCGGCTCGGATGGACCGACCGGTGGTGATCGAGGAGACTTCGGGCATGGGCGGTCAACGCGACGAACTGGATCTGGTGGCACGCGAATTCGAACTGCAGCGCGGACGGCTGCAAGCCCTCGCCCAGCGCATGCTCGGGTCCGCGGCCGAAGCCGAGGACGCCGTGCAGGAATCCTGGCTGCGGTTGAGCCGCTCCGAGACCGAGGGCATCGAGAATCTCGCGGGCTGGCTCACCACCGTCGTGTCCCGGGTCTGCCTGAACATGCTCCAGTCGCGCGGCACCCGGCGCGAGGACGCCCTCGAGGACTACGACGCTCCGGAGGCCGCCTTCGGGCCGGAACAGGAAGCGCTGCTGGGGGATTCGATCGGGGCGGCGCTGCTGGTGGTGCTCGACACGCTGACCCCCACCGAACGCCTCGCCTTCGTGCTGCACGACATGTTCGCGGTGCCGTTCGAGGACATCGCGCCGATCCTCGGCAAAACCCCCGCCGCCGCACGGCAACTCGCCAGTCGCGGCCGCCGCCGCGTGCGGGGCGTCGACGAGATCGCCACCGATCGGGATCGGCAGCAGGAAGTGGTCGACGCCTTCCTGGCGGCCTCGCGCGGCGGCGACTTCGCGGCACTGCTGGAGCTCCTCGACCCCGACGTGGTGGTGCGCGCCGACGCCATCGGCATCACCATGGGCGCGGAACCGGAAGTCCGCGGCGCGCAGGCGGTCGCGACCACCTTCGCGGGCCGCGCCAAGGCCGCCCGCCCGGCTCTGGTCGACGGCCTCGCCGGCCTGGTGTGGACCACCGGTGGGGTTCCGCGCGTGGTCTTCGATTTCACCGTCGTCGACGGCCGCATCACCGCGATCGAATTGCTGGCCGATCCCGGCCTGCTCGGCGAGCTGGATCTGGAACTGCGCGGCTGATCGGACTGGGCGGCACGGTAATTCGCCCTGGGTATCCATTGGACGGCGTATGATCGGCCCCGATGGGCACCCAGGGCCAACGTGAAAGAGTCGTCACCACCGACTGGGACACGTTCGCGCGCAGGCTTGCGGCATTTCTCGCGGAATTACCCTCCCGCGCCACCGTCATCCTGGCGGCTACGGGCAATCGCTACGTGCAATTCCAGCAGTTCGATATCAATCTCTCCGCCGAACTCACCGGCAATTACTATCTCCCCGAACCGATTTCGGAGGCCGCCGCCCAACTGCTGCGCGATCTCGGCTGGACCGCCCCGGCCCTGCAACGCGAGATCGAGAACTGGCGGCGCACCCTGCGCTGGCCCATCAGCCGCACCGGCTTCGACGACCTCGCCCGCTCCGCCGCCCGCGGCCTGCACGAGGCCCTCGGCGTCGGAGCCCCCGCCGACCTGCGCGCCACCGGCTGGACCGACACCCACGCCCTCGACCTCTCACCCTTGAACGCCCGGCCCGCGGGCTGACTCGCGCCCGGAACGGCGACAGCCCCGTCGCACGCGGTACGACGGGGCCGGGGCCTAGGCGGGGTCAGCCCACCAGGGTGCGGTGCAACTCGAGGATGGTGGCCGCGTCGAGCCCCAACCCCTTGGTGAGGAAATTACCGAAATCACCGAACTGCTGGTTCATCTGGTCGACAGCGGTGTTCAGATATTCGTCGCTGACCACCTGCAACGGAATCAGCAGATCCGGATTCTGCATGATCCCCGCCTGCTTCAACTGCGCCCGCTGCGCCGCGTCCGCGGCCGAACGATACTGATTCGACAGCAGATAATCCTGGCGCGCAATGCTTTCCGGCACACCCGCCGCCCGCAGCATCACATAGGTCATCCACCCGGTCCGGTCCTTACCGGCCGTGCAGTGATACAGCGTCGCCCCATTCGACGCCGCGATGTCCTTGATCGTCTGCCCGAATTTCGCCATCGAATCCGCGCTCAGAAAACTCAGGTACGTATCCCGCATCATCTGCTCGGCCTTGCCGTCCCCGAGCGCCGCCTGCTGCACCGCCGGATCCTTCGACCCGATCGCCTGCACCATCTTCAAATACATCCCCGCATCACTGATCGGCCGCGCCACCGCCGTCGCCCCCGCCGGCACCCGATCCGCCCCCTGCACCCCCACCTCGGCCTGCGTCCGGAAATCGATCACCGTCTTGATCCCCAACGTCCCGAGCTTCTGCACATCGGCGTCGGTCAGCTTTCCGAGCGCATCGGCCCGAATCACCTTCCCCGACTTGGTCGAATCCCCGGTATAGGTCACATACCCCCGATATCGCGGACATTGACCGCCCCTTGCAGCGTGATCCGAGTGGCCTCGGTGTGCATGACCGGCGGCGCGGCCAGAGCCACCGATGGCACCCCGGCCACCCCGCCCCCGAACAGCGCCCCCGCCGCAGCAGTCACAACGAGCATTGAAATACGCAGTCGTGCAAATCGTTTGATGTTCACGGCCGCGACGCTAGGGGTGCTTACGCGCGCCCCGCCCGGTTACACACCGGCCCTCCCGCCCACCGGCCACCCGTCCCCACCCACCGGGATCCCGCCTGGACCGCCCGAAAGCTCCAGCACCCCAGTAACTCTCAGGCAACCATCCTACCCCCGCGAGCACCGAAGCCCCATCGACCACCCGGAGCGTCGATTCCGAGAGGTAGCCTGGGGCGCTCGGTACTCGAGGAGGGGAGTGGTTTTGGCACAAATCTCGGTGACGGTCTGCTTGCCGCCAGACACGATCGATGACGTGGAGGCCGCGATCACGCGAGCTCTCGCTCCGTTCGAGATGCACCAGGGGTTTCCGGAGCGAGACATGTGGAACACCTGGCGGCTTCGGAGCGGTGGAGACGGAGCCGGGTTCTATGTCCGACCGGGCCATGAGGATGACCCTCGGCTGATTCACGACGGTCCCAACCAATTCGGCATCGTGCTGCCCCCGAAGCGAGGCGAATGCGCGGGCGGCCCGAAGGCCTTGCTGGATGTCGCAACGCACAATTTCGCAGAGCCCGATGTGCTCACCCTGGATGGTTGGTGGATCGAGTCGAGCGGCGTTTGCCGACACAAGGATTGGGACAAGAACACGTCCCCCGTGGATCAGCCCGCCTGCCCCATACCACCTGGCGATCTCGAAAACTACCTCGAGACACTTCCCGACGACACCGTGCTCGTTCGGGTCCATTGCCACGGCTGAGCAACACGCAAAGCCCCACCCGCCGAGGCGGATGGGGCTTCTGAGAGTGCTTGCGGCCCTACGACTTAGACGTCGTAGTACAGCTCGAACTCGTACGGGTGCGGGCGCAGGTTGACCGGGGCGATTTCCTGGGTGCGCTTGATGTCGATCCAGGTCTCGATCAGGTCGGTGGTGAACACGCCACCCTCGGTGAGGTAGTCGTGGTCCTGCTGTCGAGGCGGTCGATGACCGACGCCAGCGAGGTGGGGGCCTGCGGGATATTCTTGGCCTCCTCGGGCGGCAGCTCGTAGAGGTCCTTGTCGACCGGAGCCATCGGCTCGATCTTCTTCTTGATGCCGTCCAGGCCGGCCATCATCATGGCGGCGAAGGCCAGGTACGGGTTACCCGAGGAGTCGGGCGCGCGGAACTCGATGCGCTTGGCCTTCGGGTTCGAGCCGGTGATCGGGATACGGATCGCGGCCGAACGGTTGCGCTGCGAGTACACCAGGTTGATGGGGGCCTCGTAGCCCGGCACCAGACGGTGGTACGAGTTCACGGTCGGGTTGGTGAACGCCAGCAGCGACGGGGCGTGGTGCAGGATGCCGCCGATGTAGTGACGCGCCAGATCCGACAGGCCCGCGTAACCGGCCTCGTCGTGGAACAGCGGCTTGCCGTCCTTCCACAGCGACTGGTGGGCGTGCATGCCCGAGCCGTTGTCGCCGAACAGCGGCTTCGGCATGAAGGTAACGGTCTTACCCTCCTGCCACGCGGTGTTCTTCACGATGTACTTGAACAGCTGCAGGTCGTCAGCAGCGCCCAGCAGCGTGTTGAAGCGGTAGTTGATCTCGGCCTGACCGGCGGTGCCGACCTCGTGGTGGCCGCGCTCCAGCTCGAAGCCCGCGTTCTGCAGGTTGGTCGAGATCTTGTCGCGCAGGTCGACGTAGTGGTCGTACGGGGCAACCGGGAAGTAACCACCCTTGTTGCGCACCTTGTAACCACGGTTCGGGGTGCCGTCGGCGTTGTACTCCGCGCCGGTGTTCCAGGAACCCGACACCGAGTCGATCTCGTAGAACGAGCCGTTCATCGCCGAGTCGTAACGGATCGAGTCGAAGATGTAGAACTCGGCCTCGGCACCGAAGTAGCAGGTGTCGGCGATACCGGTCGCGGCCAGGTACTGCTCGGCCTTGCGGGCGACGTTGCGCGGGTCGCGCGAGTACGCCTCACGGGTGAACGGGTCGTGCACGAAGAAGTTCATGTTCAGCGTCTTCGCGGCACGGAAGGGATCGATCCGCGCGGTGCTGAAGTCGGGCAGCAGCAGCATGTCCGACTCATCGATCGACTGGAACCCGCGGACGGACGAACCGTCGAACGCCAGGCCCTCTTCGGCGAGATCAGCGGTGAACGCCTTCGCCGGGATCGAGAAGTGCTGCTGCACACCGGGGAGGTCGGTGAAGCGAATATCGACGTATTCGAGCTCCTCCTCCTTGATGTACTTGATGACCTCGTCGGCCGTG from Nocardia tengchongensis includes:
- a CDS encoding tyrosine-protein phosphatase, which gives rise to MTYTGDSTKSGKVIRADALGKLTDADVQKLGTLGIKTVIDFRTQAEVGVQGADRVPAGATAVARPISDAGMYLKMVQAIGSKDPAVQQAALGDGKAEQMMRDTYLSFLSADSMAKFGQTIKDIAASNGATLYHCTAGKDRTGWMTYVMLRAAGVPESIARQDYLLSNQYRSAADAAQRAQLKQAGIMQNPDLLIPLQVVSDEYLNTAVDQMNQQFGDFGNFLTKGLGLDAATILELHRTLVG
- a CDS encoding CdaR family transcriptional regulator, with the protein product MAAPRHPIPAVGTQRLAAACQAEVPALTKQLMAAIFTDNPGWTDYTAVPRADLRDGCRRYLTRILDLLGGLQPDPGGDDVAAAIGRRRAEQGVPLEAMLRTFRLGGQIVWEALLDKADDIGSAETRQVGSAMWAVVDGMSSALVTSYRNTELDRVRSDERRRHSLIEDLLAGRAHDATFAARAGRELNLPAHGAYLVVVARGEGAPPLHTGAETALGVSGIRSVWHDRVDSTVGLVSLEHRSGSTVLQQLRPLVRGRAGVSPVVSGLAGIDTAHGLAVLALETVPGAETGLLVSLDERYPESLLLRSPDLTDLLIARTLGPVLDLPPKERDILLRTLAVWLAENCSAANAAPLLHCHRNTVINRLQRITMLLGRPLEGQRAYLELSLALAALELAGPARD
- a CDS encoding sigma-70 family RNA polymerase sigma factor, which produces MGGQRDELDLVAREFELQRGRLQALAQRMLGSAAEAEDAVQESWLRLSRSETEGIENLAGWLTTVVSRVCLNMLQSRGTRREDALEDYDAPEAAFGPEQEALLGDSIGAALLVVLDTLTPTERLAFVLHDMFAVPFEDIAPILGKTPAAARQLASRGRRRVRGVDEIATDRDRQQEVVDAFLAASRGGDFAALLELLDPDVVVRADAIGITMGAEPEVRGAQAVATTFAGRAKAARPALVDGLAGLVWTTGGVPRVVFDFTVVDGRITAIELLADPGLLGELDLELRG
- the lpdA gene encoding dihydrolipoyl dehydrogenase, which gives rise to MPEFDLLVIGGGPGGYVAAIRAAQRGLTVGLVEKERPGGVCLNWGCIPTKAMLRSAEVFHTVAHAAEFGIYADNLRFDYAAVRQRKDGIVKELTDGVAGLLKANGVTVIEGHARFTGPTTVEVVEAGPSPIFEGGPRYAATPTANAVRTVSAKDVIVATGSVPAVLPIPGADLPGVITSDGAFGLTEVPKRLVVIGGSAVGAEWANLFHEFGADVTVVEMQDRLVPLEDKEIGTALVRSFTKRGIKVLTGATVTAIADGGNGLSVTVGGAKPQELPADVVLVGVGRRPNTAGLGLEVAGIATDARGFIPVDEHLRTGVEHVYAIGDVTGKALLAHVASHQGLVAADTVAGRAAHIDYNVIPAATFTHPEIASVGLTEDAAKAAGHDIVAAKFPFAALGRAKSFGDQEGFLKIVAGKKHGEVLGVHIIGPSASDLITEGALAISLEATLDELAETIHAHPTLGEIGMEAALVGLGLPIHVAPPRKR
- the tsaA gene encoding tRNA (N6-threonylcarbamoyladenosine(37)-N6)-methyltransferase TrmO; the protein is MSSEISSTPAHFEVRAVGLVRSPLTDRAGAPRQADEDAPPAEIVLDPRFAAAAADLRPGMRVVLLTWLHAGSRDVLAVHPRGDRTRPATGVFATRSPDRPNPIGLHEVTLTAVSPQVLGVAGLEAIDGTPILDIKPVLGGVETR
- a CDS encoding MFS transporter, with the protein product MTTERSPWAALGALCVGYFMILLDMTIVAVANPAIMNSLHTDMSKVIWVTSAYLLTFAVPLLVTGRLGDRYGPKYLYLGGLSIFTLASLWCGLAGGIGTLIVARAIQGLGAALMAPQTMAVIGRIFPWDKRGAAMGVWGGVAGIATLIGPIFGGALIDHGGWQWIFYVNVPIGLLAFALGVWLVPALPTNDHRLDIPGVIMVAIGMSALVFGLQEGNQYHWAGWVWGLIAGGLAVLGAFLVYQGRTTIEPLVPLGLFRNRNFSLGNVATGALGAAMTAQMVPSYFYLQAVRELSPTRAALVFAPMAVVSAVLSPVVGKLSDRVPPRYLLTFGFMLFTLAVLWFVGLATPHGSIALMCVMSVLCGVGSSCIWAPLPATALRSLPLPQMGAASGIYNTTRQVGSVLGSAGIGALLTARMTAHGLPASTGETGRLPGDVKALYAAALTDSLYLTVILLAVCAVTAAFLTSTKTVVAAPSPTEGAPDLAGRR
- a CDS encoding TetR/AcrR family transcriptional regulator, yielding MAERGRPRGFDRDAVLRRAMYAFWSDGYEATSMTNLTAAMGIASPSIYACFGSKEQLFREAVKLYDSFAGHPARRGLDEAPSAREAVHGLLSASADFYTDTTTPPGCMVVLATAQTAIGQDVQAYLAGLRHGMQGAIAARLRRGIDEGELPGTAAVDAMAAFYTTVQQGMSIQARDGATRADLDAVATASMSAWEPLAGLPSPGLPSMVATPRSKE